A single Coregonus clupeaformis isolate EN_2021a chromosome 39, ASM2061545v1, whole genome shotgun sequence DNA region contains:
- the LOC121554490 gene encoding LOW QUALITY PROTEIN: nuclear pore complex protein Nup50 (The sequence of the model RefSeq protein was modified relative to this genomic sequence to represent the inferred CDS: deleted 1 base in 1 codon): protein MAKRIADKELTDRNWDQEDEGEEQAGTFSIASDDVMKSRPIKKAKRRAAGSEGQSGGSFKGFKGFSWPLRRNPGQPRGITAFSGFGNGAGFKLSNGNSVTPVTPAFTGFASPAATKTTTPGSLTFSGPPSSGDITEQQPNGSSPVVSSLSLSSGSCTSSDNQEYRKQLTALNCSVRDWITKHVNRNPLCDLNPIFRDYEKHLASIDKKYGGAGGSGAGTGGSASGSKAAAPEEKQPAGTTPPSSSSTAGSAATAPLFSFSKDKDGTTPASEKSSSAAPAPLPAGISFNLGQKALSSGGSPNVSFSSSSSSSSLFGGTSLPSFSFSGAKAEAVPTQTTEENGEESDEPPKVEVQEIKESDAFYSKKCKLFYKKETEFKEKGVGTLHLKTTPEGKTQLIVRADTNLGNILLNIMVQASIPCSRMGKNNVMVVCVPNPVVDHSNPTNPVAMLIRVKTAEDADELHNILEEKKV, encoded by the exons ATGGCGAAGAGGATCGCTGACAAAGAGCTGACCGACAGGAACTGGGATCAggaggatgaaggagaggag CAGGCAGGGACGTTTTCCATCGCTAGTGATGATGTCATGAAGAGCAGGCCCATCAAGAAGGCCAAGCGTCGGGCTGCTGGTTCAGag GGGCAGAGTGGAGGATCGTTCAAAGGGTTTAAAGGGTTCTCCTGGCCCCTCCGTCGGAACCCGGGCCAGCCACGGGGAATCACGGCCTTCTCCGGGTTC GGGAATGGGGCAGGGTTCAAACTGTCCAATGGGAACAGTGTTACACCCGTCACTCCAGCCTTCACCGGGTTCGCCTCGCCTGCTGCCACCAAGACCACCACACCTG gTTCATTAACATTCAGCGGCCCCCCCTCCAGCGGTGACATCACAGAGCAGCAGCCTAACGGTTCCTCCCCCGTGGTTTCCAGTCTGTCTCTGAGCTCCGGCTCCTGTACCTCCTCTGACAACCAGGAGTACAGGAAGCAGCTCACAGCGCTCAACTGCTCGGTCAGGGACTGGATCACCAAGCACGTCAACAGAAACCCTCTCTgcgacctcaaccccatcttcAGGGACTATGAGAAGCACCTGGCCAGCATCGACAAGAAGTACGGAGGGGCTGGAGGGAGTGGCGCTGGGACTGGGGGCTCGGCGAGCGGTAGCAAGGCAGCAGCACCGGAGGAGAAGCAGCCAGCCGGTAccacacccccctcctcctctagtACCGCCGGCTCGGCAGCCACAGCTCCACTCTTCTCCTTCAGCAAGGACAAGGACGGCACCACTCCAGCCTCGGAGAAAAGCTCCAGCGCCGCTCCTGCTCCGCTCCCCGCTGGCATCAGCTTTAACTTGGGCCAGAAGGCTCTGAGCTCTGGAGGATCTCCTAacgtctccttctcctcctcctcctcttcctcctccctgtttggaggcaCCTCTCTTCCTAGCTTCTCCTTCAGTGGGGCCAAGGCTGAGGCTGTCCCCACCCAGACAACAG aggagaatggagaggagTCTGATGAACCACCCAAGGTTGAAGTCCAAGAGATCAAGGAGTCTGATGCCTTCTACTCTAAGAA GTGTAAACTGTTCTATAAAAAAGAGACTGAGTTCAAGGAGAAGGGAGTTGGAACGCTGCATCTGAAAACAACCCCAGAGGGAAAGACTCAGCTGATAGTCCGCGCTGACACTAACCTGG gtaacaTCCTGTTGAACATCATGGTCCAGGCCTCCATACCGTGTTCCAGGATGGGGAAGAACAACGTTATGGTGGTATGTGTTCCTAACCCTGTGGTGGACCACAGCAACCCTACCAACCCTGTCGCCATGCTCATCAGGGTGAAGACAGCAGAGGACGCTGATGAACTGCACAACATACTGGAGGAGAAGAAAGTTTAG